One region of Flavobacterium sp. GSB-24 genomic DNA includes:
- a CDS encoding DUF6327 family protein, translating into MEKKKYSSYAEIDRDLEILKLEKDINYQKLVLSFQRTKESITPQNIVNGFVSSYTDYFKNSYPQILQSIIPFVINWFTNKKRGR; encoded by the coding sequence ATGGAAAAGAAAAAATACTCATCTTATGCTGAAATTGACAGAGATTTAGAAATCTTAAAATTGGAAAAAGATATCAATTATCAGAAATTGGTTTTAAGTTTTCAGAGAACAAAAGAAAGCATAACTCCGCAAAATATTGTAAACGGATTTGTTTCATCGTATACAGATTATTTTAAAAATTCGTATCCGCAAATACTTCAATCTATAATACCATTTGTTATCAATTGGTTTACCAATAAAAAAAGAGGCCGTTAA
- a CDS encoding competence protein: MAFEELKENTEKIQDQTKVYIDSHLAYYKLWGFKVAMKSTTLIFKFTLILLCFSMVLIFGSFAAAYAFGDLLGSNALGFLAVGGIYLLFTILLFFIKDKMVEGPILEKFSEIFFND; the protein is encoded by the coding sequence ATGGCTTTTGAAGAGTTAAAAGAAAACACCGAAAAAATTCAGGATCAGACTAAAGTTTACATCGACAGTCATTTGGCCTATTATAAACTTTGGGGTTTTAAAGTTGCAATGAAATCAACAACGCTAATTTTTAAATTCACGTTGATATTATTGTGTTTTAGTATGGTTTTGATTTTTGGATCTTTTGCAGCAGCCTATGCTTTTGGAGATTTGTTAGGCAGTAATGCTCTAGGATTTTTAGCAGTAGGAGGGATCTATCTATTATTTACTATTTTACTTTTCTTTATAAAAGATAAAATGGTTGAAGGACCAATTTTAGAAAAGTTTTCAGAAATATTTTTTAACGATTGA
- a CDS encoding YtxH domain-containing protein, whose protein sequence is MSNNSNTIAAILAGAAVGAAIGILFAPEKGSKTRAKIKEGIDDAKHNLQDSFEASSEVLREKFTGATKNLDGTLNDLLSNVSHKTEEVITFLESKLADLKAQNAKLQK, encoded by the coding sequence ATGTCTAATAATTCAAATACAATTGCAGCAATTTTAGCTGGTGCTGCAGTAGGAGCGGCAATCGGGATTTTATTTGCTCCAGAAAAAGGATCAAAAACCCGAGCTAAAATTAAAGAAGGAATTGATGATGCAAAACATAATTTGCAGGATTCATTTGAAGCAAGTTCTGAAGTACTACGTGAAAAATTCACAGGTGCAACAAAAAATCTTGATGGAACTTTGAATGATTTACTTTCAAATGTAAGTCATAAGACAGAAGAAGTGATCACTTTTTTAGAATCTAAATTGGCTGATTTAAAAGCACAAAACGCTAAACTTCAAAAATAA